The Pseudarthrobacter sp. NS4 genome includes a window with the following:
- a CDS encoding Lrp/AsnC family transcriptional regulator, whose product MITAFVLIKTDAARIPETAEEISAIEGISEVYSVTGEWDLIAVARVHRHEDLADVIADRLSKVPAVVHTTTHIAFRAYSQHDLDAAFSLGFEQ is encoded by the coding sequence GTGATCACCGCATTCGTTCTGATCAAGACCGACGCTGCCCGCATCCCAGAGACAGCCGAGGAGATTTCCGCGATCGAGGGCATCAGCGAGGTGTACTCGGTGACCGGCGAATGGGACCTGATCGCCGTTGCACGCGTACACCGGCACGAGGACCTGGCAGACGTCATTGCCGACCGGCTGTCCAAAGTTCCGGCCGTAGTCCACACCACCACCCACATCGCCTTCAGGGCCTACTCCCAGCACGACCTGGATGCGGCATTCTCCCTGGGCTTCGAGCAGTAG